The proteins below are encoded in one region of Bremerella sp. P1:
- a CDS encoding carboxypeptidase-like regulatory domain-containing protein — MIDRGLQLMTRNPVEASVVLVWAMALMLMLCSGCGGSAGEVTGRVFLDGRPLDGAIIKFKPKGNPEAKEVTTEVTSGSFTIASGRLAPGDYYVMVISQQPGAGAMIEGVQRGEGVPPPKTFVPKVYEKKGPLDAKISDKGGNNLLFQLKTGGF; from the coding sequence ATGATCGATCGAGGATTGCAATTGATGACGCGGAACCCGGTGGAAGCGAGTGTGGTGCTGGTCTGGGCAATGGCCTTGATGCTGATGCTGTGTTCCGGCTGCGGAGGTTCGGCCGGAGAAGTCACCGGACGCGTGTTTTTGGATGGACGTCCGTTGGATGGGGCGATCATCAAGTTCAAGCCCAAGGGCAACCCCGAGGCGAAGGAAGTCACGACCGAGGTCACCAGTGGCTCGTTCACGATTGCCAGCGGACGCTTGGCGCCCGGTGACTATTACGTGATGGTCATTTCCCAGCAGCCGGGGGCAGGCGCGATGATCGAAGGGGTGCAGCGTGGCGAAGGTGTGCCACCACCGAAAACATTTGTTCCCAAGGTCTACGAAAAGAAGGGACCATTAGACGCCAAGATCTCCGACAAGGGAGGCAATAACTTGCTCTTCCAACTGAAGACCGGCGGCTTCTAG
- the hemP gene encoding hemin uptake protein HemP, whose amino-acid sequence MNTSEQDQKTPTPTSDPTTLLKRTIASEEIMAGEKEVWIQHGDAVYRLCETKSGKLILQK is encoded by the coding sequence ATGAATACCTCGGAACAAGATCAAAAGACACCTACGCCAACAAGCGATCCGACCACCCTGTTGAAGCGGACCATTGCCTCGGAAGAGATCATGGCCGGCGAGAAAGAAGTTTGGATTCAGCACGGCGACGCCGTCTATCGCTTGTGCGAAACCAAGTCGGGCAAGCTCATTCTCCAAAAATAG
- a CDS encoding serine/threonine protein kinase, producing the protein MATDRDQIDEQLAELLDELTQRVQRGEAVDLEVVTREHPHLAEDLKEVWGAVMLADAVALNVSITAPGEDEEPIPEKLSQLKLPLRFGDYELLEEIGRGGMGVVYRARQVSLNRTVAVKMILKAQLASEDELSRFLSEAESAARLSHPGIVPVYEVGQRDGRYYFSMKYIEGETLSQRLARGPMPAKEAARMMRIISSAVHEAHQHGILHRDLKPSNILIDKNGCPVVTDFGLAKQVTSDVDSITRSGAIIGTPAFMAPEQASGDRGAVGVRSDVYGLGTILFAMITGQPPFQGRTPVDVLLKVLEQDPPLPHEVNPKVDRDLEMITLRCLQKPMDLRYPDAQMLCEDFEAYLNDEAISARSGQFFQIFSRVFRETHNAQVLENWGLLWMWHSLVLFICCVITQVLQWNNDQDPWHYVAIWTVISGIWAACFWYLRRRMGPVTFVERQIAHVWGAGMIGVAILFPVEWLLGLGPLELSPLLAIISGMIFLIKGGILTGWFYFQAMALFACSVPMALYPNAAHLIFGVVASASFFIPGLQYYRQRLRVQRERPIAPASSIFGE; encoded by the coding sequence ATGGCCACCGACCGGGATCAAATCGACGAACAGCTGGCCGAGCTTCTCGATGAATTGACCCAACGCGTTCAGCGCGGCGAAGCGGTCGATCTGGAAGTGGTCACGCGAGAGCATCCCCACTTGGCCGAAGATCTGAAAGAGGTGTGGGGCGCGGTGATGCTGGCCGACGCGGTCGCGCTCAACGTTTCGATCACTGCCCCTGGTGAAGATGAAGAACCGATTCCCGAGAAGCTCTCGCAGCTGAAACTGCCGCTGCGGTTTGGCGACTACGAACTGCTCGAAGAGATTGGTCGTGGTGGCATGGGGGTCGTCTACCGAGCTCGGCAGGTAAGCCTGAACCGAACTGTGGCCGTGAAGATGATCCTCAAGGCGCAGCTGGCCTCGGAAGATGAACTGAGCCGTTTCCTCTCGGAAGCTGAGTCGGCCGCACGACTGAGCCACCCCGGCATTGTTCCGGTGTACGAAGTAGGACAGCGCGACGGTCGGTACTACTTCAGCATGAAGTACATCGAAGGAGAGACACTTTCGCAGCGGCTGGCTCGCGGACCGATGCCGGCGAAGGAAGCCGCGCGGATGATGCGAATCATCTCAAGCGCCGTTCATGAAGCCCATCAACACGGCATTTTGCACCGCGATCTTAAGCCTTCGAACATCTTGATCGACAAGAATGGCTGCCCTGTGGTGACCGACTTTGGTCTGGCCAAGCAGGTCACCAGCGATGTCGACAGCATCACGCGAAGCGGGGCGATTATCGGTACGCCTGCGTTTATGGCCCCCGAGCAGGCCAGTGGTGATCGCGGCGCCGTGGGTGTTCGTAGCGACGTTTATGGGTTGGGGACGATTCTGTTCGCGATGATCACCGGACAGCCTCCTTTCCAAGGTCGAACGCCGGTCGATGTACTGCTCAAGGTCTTGGAACAAGATCCGCCGCTGCCGCACGAGGTAAACCCGAAAGTCGATCGCGATCTGGAAATGATCACGCTTCGCTGTCTACAGAAGCCGATGGATCTACGCTATCCCGACGCACAGATGCTTTGCGAAGACTTTGAAGCGTACTTGAACGACGAAGCGATCTCGGCTCGCAGCGGTCAGTTTTTCCAGATCTTCTCTCGCGTGTTTCGCGAGACACATAACGCCCAGGTGCTCGAGAACTGGGGCCTGTTATGGATGTGGCATAGCCTGGTGTTGTTTATCTGCTGTGTGATTACCCAGGTACTGCAGTGGAATAACGATCAAGATCCCTGGCACTATGTCGCCATCTGGACTGTCATCTCGGGAATCTGGGCGGCCTGCTTCTGGTACTTACGAAGACGGATGGGGCCGGTCACGTTCGTAGAACGTCAGATCGCGCACGTGTGGGGCGCTGGCATGATTGGCGTGGCGATTCTCTTTCCGGTCGAATGGCTGCTGGGACTGGGGCCGCTCGAGTTATCGCCGCTGTTGGCGATCATTTCCGGGATGATCTTCCTCATCAAGGGAGGCATCCTGACCGGCTGGTTTTACTTCCAGGCAATGGCTCTGTTCGCGTGTAGTGTCCCGATGGCCTTGTACCCCAATGCGGCCCACCTGATCTTTGGCGTCGTCGCGTCCGCCAGTTTCTTCATTCCTGGTTTGCAGTACTACCGACAGCGTCTTCGCGTGCAGCGAGAACGTCCGATCGCGCCGGCCTCTTCTATTTTTGGAGAATGA
- a CDS encoding sigma-70 family RNA polymerase sigma factor has translation MWPETDKTQQLLQGARDGDTSARDALLQRHRDSLRRMIEMRLDKRIQQRVDASDIVQEVLVDANRRLADYLENPKMPFHLWLRHMAKDRIIDAHRRHRVSGKRSVDREQNMNVGFNMDQSSVDLAAQLCDQNTTPGAAATMQELHIRFQAAIEDLDEQDREVVIMRHFEQLSNQDVAAALDLTPAAASMRYLRAIRRLRALLGPTAVDE, from the coding sequence ATGTGGCCGGAAACTGATAAAACGCAACAGCTCCTTCAGGGTGCCCGAGATGGGGATACTTCTGCGAGAGATGCTTTGCTGCAACGACACCGCGACTCGCTGCGTCGGATGATCGAAATGCGTCTGGATAAGCGTATCCAGCAGCGAGTCGATGCTAGTGATATTGTCCAAGAGGTTCTAGTCGATGCCAATCGCCGGCTGGCCGATTATTTAGAAAACCCGAAAATGCCATTTCATTTATGGCTACGGCACATGGCCAAGGATCGAATTATCGATGCCCATCGCCGTCATCGGGTCAGCGGGAAGCGAAGTGTCGACCGCGAACAAAATATGAACGTCGGATTCAATATGGATCAGTCGTCGGTCGATCTGGCTGCCCAGTTGTGCGATCAGAACACCACGCCGGGCGCGGCCGCGACGATGCAGGAACTGCACATCCGCTTTCAAGCCGCTATTGAAGACCTGGACGAGCAAGATCGAGAAGTCGTCATCATGCGGCACTTTGAACAACTGTCTAACCAGGACGTCGCCGCGGCACTCGATCTGACTCCGGCCGCGGCCAGCATGCGTTACCTGCGGGCCATTCGCCGCTTGCGTGCGTTATTGGGTCCGACTGCCGTCGACGAGTAA
- a CDS encoding RNA polymerase sigma factor — MGTLYHLLGNMDDAHDALQETFIKCWRNREQLPEIENVRAWIFRIAVNTGRDMRMTAWRRKRQALGDEQQVVPSKEATPEHHAHRSEQMERLRIAVSELRDEEREVFLLRQNGDLTYEAIADALSIPLGTVKTRMRMALTHLREHLAPQESPRKNPL, encoded by the coding sequence TTGGGCACGCTGTACCACCTTTTGGGCAACATGGACGACGCCCATGATGCCCTCCAAGAGACCTTTATCAAGTGTTGGCGAAACCGAGAACAATTACCCGAAATAGAGAATGTGAGGGCGTGGATCTTCCGCATTGCCGTGAATACGGGTCGCGACATGCGGATGACAGCCTGGAGAAGAAAACGCCAAGCACTGGGTGACGAGCAGCAAGTCGTCCCCAGCAAAGAGGCGACTCCTGAGCATCACGCCCACAGGTCCGAGCAGATGGAACGTTTACGGATTGCCGTATCAGAGCTCCGTGACGAAGAACGGGAAGTGTTCCTGCTTCGTCAGAACGGTGACCTTACGTACGAAGCAATTGCCGATGCGCTTTCCATTCCGCTAGGCACCGTCAAAACACGCATGCGAATGGCCCTCACGCATTTGCGAGAACACCTGGCCCCCCAAGAATCACCTCGAAAGAATCCTTTGTAA
- a CDS encoding undecaprenyl-diphosphate phosphatase — MDLPVWQIILLAIVQGIAEFLPISSSGHLVVLATLLGADAEKFDLVELNIVLHAGTLGSILVVYRKHLFEALTKDWWILFLLAMATMPAVIAAVVLKLTDADALLESPLVAGICLLVTGAILLLSQRLAQSEQTYEATTWAQAWWIGCAQALAILPGISRSGSTICSGQALGLSREAAATFSFLMAVPAILGAIVLELAKSLSQSSDSENGLPAWLLLLGALVSFAVGWASLVLLLKMVQRGRLHWFAWWCFAVGLFVLVWQTTIG; from the coding sequence GTGGATCTACCTGTTTGGCAAATCATATTGCTGGCCATCGTGCAGGGCATTGCCGAGTTCCTGCCGATCAGTTCGTCGGGCCACCTCGTGGTGTTGGCGACGCTGCTGGGAGCCGATGCCGAAAAGTTTGATCTGGTCGAACTCAACATCGTGCTGCACGCCGGAACGCTCGGCTCGATCCTGGTGGTCTATCGCAAGCATCTCTTTGAGGCGTTGACCAAAGACTGGTGGATCTTGTTTCTATTGGCCATGGCGACCATGCCTGCGGTGATAGCCGCGGTGGTTTTGAAACTAACCGATGCCGACGCACTGCTTGAATCTCCCCTGGTTGCTGGCATCTGCCTGCTTGTGACCGGTGCGATTCTTTTGCTTTCGCAGCGACTCGCCCAGAGTGAACAAACCTACGAAGCCACCACGTGGGCACAAGCCTGGTGGATTGGCTGCGCCCAGGCTCTCGCCATCTTGCCGGGCATTTCACGCAGCGGCTCGACCATCTGCAGCGGTCAGGCACTTGGCCTATCCCGGGAAGCTGCTGCGACGTTCTCGTTTCTGATGGCGGTGCCAGCGATTCTCGGGGCAATCGTGTTAGAACTGGCCAAGTCTCTCTCGCAATCGTCCGATTCCGAAAACGGCCTGCCTGCCTGGTTATTGCTACTGGGAGCACTCGTTTCCTTTGCCGTGGGCTGGGCATCGCTGGTCCTGTTGCTGAAGATGGTTCAACGGGGACGCCTGCACTGGTTTGCCTGGTGGTGTTTTGCAGTCGGGTTGTTTGTTCTCGTGTGGCAGACGACGATAGGATAA
- a CDS encoding GspE/PulE family protein, translating into MQLTELHQQLLSQDPKADAYAEGVVAALLKGALLLRASDVHLQPTPSGYQIKIRIDGVLQSLGEIPRGEKTDATARLKILAGLLTYRTDIPQEGRVSDLTFGQEVRVSTFPALHGERVVIRILWQQDELHQLSDLGLPKVIADDLASLLKESSGMILIAGPAGSGKSTTAYACLRHIAAGEQGGRSIVTLEDPIESEIPGISQSHIRPSAGFDFATGLRSLMRQDPEVILVGEIRDPVTVETAMQASLTGQLVLSTFHSGSAAEAIRRLIDMGIPNYMIQSALLGVLHQRLVRTLCECAVPCEEDERFGFAIEGMKQPGGCEKCRGIGYLGRTLLAEWLVPHKHRLSQVALDTATSAMIEASAVEAGMATRWVQAEAMLASGTTSPAEIRRVLGFRDDPANR; encoded by the coding sequence ATGCAACTGACCGAACTTCACCAGCAGCTACTCAGCCAAGACCCGAAGGCCGACGCCTATGCCGAAGGGGTCGTTGCCGCGCTGCTGAAAGGTGCGCTGCTCCTACGTGCCAGCGATGTGCATCTTCAACCGACGCCCAGCGGATACCAGATCAAGATTCGCATCGATGGTGTTCTTCAATCGCTGGGGGAAATCCCGCGCGGAGAAAAGACCGACGCAACCGCGCGGCTCAAGATTCTCGCCGGCCTGTTAACCTACCGCACCGATATCCCCCAGGAAGGACGCGTCAGCGATCTCACGTTCGGCCAGGAAGTCCGGGTGAGTACTTTCCCTGCCTTGCATGGCGAGCGGGTCGTCATTCGTATTTTGTGGCAGCAGGACGAACTGCATCAGCTGAGCGACCTGGGACTGCCCAAAGTCATTGCCGACGATCTCGCATCACTCTTGAAAGAGTCGTCCGGGATGATTCTCATCGCGGGTCCCGCTGGCAGTGGCAAGTCGACAACCGCCTATGCCTGCCTCCGGCATATCGCCGCCGGCGAACAGGGCGGACGCAGCATCGTCACGCTGGAAGACCCGATCGAATCCGAGATCCCTGGCATCTCGCAGAGCCACATTCGCCCCAGCGCCGGCTTCGACTTCGCCACAGGTCTGCGTAGCTTAATGCGACAAGATCCCGAGGTGATTCTCGTGGGTGAGATCCGCGATCCGGTCACGGTCGAAACAGCCATGCAGGCCAGTCTTACCGGGCAGTTGGTCCTCAGCACGTTCCACAGTGGCAGCGCCGCCGAGGCGATCCGGCGACTGATCGACATGGGCATCCCGAATTACATGATCCAAAGCGCACTGCTCGGCGTACTGCATCAGCGATTGGTGCGAACGCTGTGCGAATGTGCGGTACCGTGCGAAGAGGACGAACGCTTCGGCTTTGCCATCGAAGGCATGAAGCAGCCTGGCGGCTGCGAGAAGTGCCGCGGCATCGGCTACCTTGGACGCACACTCCTGGCCGAATGGCTGGTACCACACAAGCATCGTCTGTCGCAGGTGGCGCTCGACACGGCAACCTCCGCGATGATCGAGGCCTCGGCTGTCGAGGCCGGCATGGCAACGCGATGGGTTCAGGCCGAAGCGATGCTTGCCAGCGGCACGACCAGCCCGGCCGAAATACGCCGCGTGCTGGGCTTTCGCGACGATCCTGCCAATCGCTAA
- a CDS encoding cation:dicarboxylate symporter family transporter, whose protein sequence is MTDTADAAKPDNSMRGLILILLGIVLGVLLGLFYGKSMWMASEGPEKELARLEKTIEQKQSDAAKYRQQAEDADDPQVAQRLNKEADRLEGQLPKIQTRIDETKKTVEGVEADKKAGKLGVAQSVYIFCEFCGDLFLQVLKLLVIPLVITSMISGITSLGDIRKMGRVGLSTIVYYFSTGAIAVFIGIVLVIIIQPGMSADDTFAYRTESVEAKEGQTTMEVFLDVFRGREGDPGSGMFPSNLFLAATNTNVLALIVFAIVFGGALTTLGEEGALVIRFFNVCNEAVMKMVHLVMLFAPVGIFGLVSSNIAKNGGAAGFLEQLQAIGWYVATVVIGLLIHAVVLGTLLAVLGKRNPLTYTFNLLRALLTSVSTASSAATLPVTMECVEENNGVSNRAASFVLPLGATINMDGTALYEAVAVIFIAQTLGIDLSTADLVIVFLTASLAAVGAAGIPEAGLVTMVIVLQAVGLPMTGIGTILAIDWFLDRLRTTVNVYGDACGAGIIDTMVVQKQAAASEPTPEAA, encoded by the coding sequence ATGACCGACACCGCGGACGCAGCCAAACCAGACAACAGCATGCGTGGCCTGATACTCATCCTGCTGGGTATCGTTTTGGGCGTATTGTTGGGGCTTTTCTACGGCAAATCGATGTGGATGGCCTCGGAAGGGCCTGAGAAGGAGCTGGCCCGGCTCGAGAAGACGATCGAGCAGAAGCAGTCCGATGCGGCCAAGTACCGCCAGCAAGCGGAAGATGCCGATGATCCCCAGGTTGCCCAGCGACTGAACAAAGAAGCCGACCGCCTGGAAGGCCAACTGCCCAAGATTCAGACTCGCATCGACGAAACCAAGAAGACCGTCGAAGGGGTCGAGGCCGATAAGAAGGCCGGCAAACTGGGCGTTGCTCAGTCGGTCTATATCTTCTGTGAATTCTGCGGTGACTTGTTCCTGCAGGTCCTGAAGCTGTTGGTCATTCCGCTTGTCATCACCAGCATGATCAGCGGGATCACGTCGCTGGGGGATATTCGGAAGATGGGACGCGTCGGGCTCTCGACGATCGTCTACTACTTCAGCACCGGGGCGATCGCCGTGTTCATCGGGATCGTGCTGGTGATCATCATTCAGCCAGGCATGTCGGCCGATGATACGTTCGCCTACCGCACCGAGTCGGTCGAGGCGAAAGAAGGCCAGACCACGATGGAGGTCTTCCTCGACGTCTTCCGTGGCCGCGAAGGGGACCCAGGCAGCGGGATGTTCCCTTCGAACTTGTTCCTGGCCGCGACCAACACCAACGTGCTGGCGCTGATTGTCTTCGCCATCGTGTTCGGCGGCGCGCTGACCACCCTCGGCGAAGAAGGAGCCCTGGTCATTCGTTTCTTCAACGTCTGCAACGAAGCGGTGATGAAGATGGTGCACCTGGTGATGCTCTTTGCGCCGGTAGGTATTTTCGGGCTCGTCAGTTCGAACATTGCTAAGAACGGCGGTGCCGCCGGCTTCTTGGAACAGTTGCAAGCCATCGGATGGTACGTGGCGACGGTGGTCATAGGTCTATTGATCCATGCGGTCGTCCTGGGGACCTTGCTCGCCGTTTTGGGTAAGCGGAATCCGTTGACGTATACGTTCAACCTGCTGCGCGCGTTGCTCACTTCGGTCAGTACGGCCAGTAGCGCTGCCACGCTGCCGGTTACGATGGAATGCGTGGAAGAAAACAACGGCGTCTCGAATCGCGCCGCCTCGTTCGTCTTGCCGCTGGGGGCCACCATCAACATGGATGGTACGGCCCTGTATGAAGCGGTGGCCGTGATCTTTATTGCGCAGACACTAGGGATCGACCTGTCCACCGCCGACTTAGTGATCGTCTTCCTGACCGCGTCCCTTGCGGCTGTCGGTGCCGCTGGGATTCCGGAAGCCGGCCTGGTCACGATGGTGATCGTGCTGCAAGCGGTCGGGCTGCCGATGACGGGAATCGGTACGATCCTGGCCATCGACTGGTTCCTCGATCGCCTGCGAACGACCGTCAACGTCTATGGCGATGCTTGCGGTGCCGGGATCATCGATACGATGGTGGTGCAGAAGCAAGCGGCGGCTAGTGAGCCAACGCCGGAAGCCGCTTAG
- the gap gene encoding type I glyceraldehyde-3-phosphate dehydrogenase, translated as MAVKVAINGFGRIGRLTFRNMIARPEEFEVVAINDLTDNEMLATLLKYDSTHRRFPGTVEFDSEGLTVNGKKIKVLEERNPANLPWGDLGVDVVIESTGVFTGKKNGEKPGYDSHLDAGARKVVLSAPAKDAPDLTCVLGVNDDQLTADMTTVSNASCTTNCLAPVAKVLNDTFGIESGLMTTIHAYTNDQNVLDLPHKDPYRARAAAQNIIPTSTGAAKAVALAIPELKGKLTGIAMRVPVPTGSVVDLTANLGKSASVEEINAAIKAAAEGPMKGILAYTEDPIVSSDIIGDPHSSIFAAPFTAVIADKLVKVVSWYDNEAGYSARAADLVKKLGTM; from the coding sequence GTGGCAGTAAAGGTTGCAATTAACGGTTTTGGACGTATCGGTCGACTTACCTTCCGCAACATGATCGCTCGTCCTGAGGAGTTCGAGGTTGTTGCGATCAACGACCTGACCGACAACGAAATGCTCGCGACGCTGCTGAAGTATGACAGCACGCACCGTCGCTTCCCTGGCACCGTCGAATTCGATAGCGAAGGCCTGACGGTCAACGGCAAGAAGATCAAGGTTCTCGAAGAACGTAACCCAGCCAACCTGCCTTGGGGTGACCTGGGCGTTGACGTCGTCATCGAATCGACCGGCGTTTTCACCGGTAAGAAGAATGGCGAAAAGCCTGGTTACGATTCGCACCTGGACGCTGGTGCTCGCAAGGTTGTCCTGTCCGCTCCGGCCAAGGACGCTCCTGATCTGACGTGCGTTCTCGGTGTGAACGACGATCAGCTGACCGCCGACATGACCACCGTTTCCAACGCCAGCTGCACGACCAACTGCCTGGCTCCGGTTGCTAAGGTTCTGAACGATACGTTCGGTATCGAAAGCGGTTTGATGACCACCATCCACGCTTACACGAACGATCAGAACGTGCTGGACCTGCCGCACAAAGATCCTTACCGTGCTCGTGCCGCAGCTCAGAACATCATCCCAACCTCGACCGGTGCTGCCAAAGCCGTTGCTCTGGCCATTCCGGAACTCAAGGGCAAGCTGACCGGTATCGCCATGCGTGTTCCGGTTCCAACCGGTAGCGTCGTCGACCTGACCGCTAACCTCGGCAAGTCGGCCAGCGTCGAAGAAATCAACGCCGCCATCAAGGCTGCCGCGGAAGGCCCGATGAAGGGTATCTTGGCTTACACCGAAGATCCTATCGTTTCGTCCGACATCATCGGCGATCCGCACAGCTCGATCTTCGCTGCTCCGTTCACCGCCGTGATCGCCGACAAGCTGGTCAAGGTCGTTTCGTGGTACGACAACGAAGCCGGCTACTCGGCTCGTGCTGCCGACCTGGTCAAGAAGCTGGGCACCATGTAA
- a CDS encoding sialidase family protein, with translation MKTIVTYGGLFGLLVGLLVCPARGQAADAQAPKLPKVAGQDTPAFVSSEFIFPTEDRPTKNSHASTIVETSEGLVAAWFGGTHEKNPDVGIWISRNTGNGWSTPVEVANGYQDEELRHPTWNPVLFQPKEGPLMLFYKVGPSPSSWWGMLTTSTDNGVTWSEPTRLGENEAIGNLLGPVKNKPIQLEDGTIVCPSSTEHKGWRVHFEVTKDLGKTWEVIGPINDAKLFNAIQPSILTYEDGKMQILCRTRENLVASAWSEDGGKTWSALSGTELPNPNSGTDAVSLADGMQLLVYNHTIRESDFPAGRNMLNVAISKDGHAWHPVLTLERQPGEYSYPAVIETSDGKVHIVYTYRRETIKHVVIDPTKLKIPASEPAK, from the coding sequence ATGAAAACAATCGTTACCTACGGCGGCTTGTTTGGCCTGTTGGTCGGGCTCCTTGTATGTCCTGCCCGCGGCCAAGCTGCCGATGCCCAAGCCCCAAAATTGCCCAAAGTCGCCGGACAAGATACGCCAGCGTTTGTCAGTTCTGAATTCATCTTCCCCACCGAAGATCGCCCGACGAAGAACTCCCACGCTTCGACTATCGTCGAAACGTCGGAGGGCCTCGTCGCTGCCTGGTTCGGTGGAACCCACGAAAAGAACCCGGACGTGGGCATCTGGATCTCTCGCAATACCGGCAACGGCTGGTCCACGCCCGTCGAAGTCGCCAATGGATACCAGGACGAAGAGCTCCGTCACCCAACCTGGAACCCAGTGCTGTTTCAACCCAAGGAAGGGCCGCTGATGCTCTTCTATAAAGTTGGCCCCAGCCCGAGTAGCTGGTGGGGCATGCTGACCACTTCCACCGACAACGGTGTTACCTGGAGCGAACCAACGCGTCTGGGCGAGAACGAAGCGATCGGCAACCTGCTTGGCCCCGTGAAAAACAAGCCGATTCAATTGGAAGACGGAACGATCGTTTGTCCTTCCAGCACCGAACACAAAGGATGGCGGGTTCACTTCGAGGTCACTAAAGACCTGGGCAAGACATGGGAAGTGATCGGTCCGATCAACGATGCCAAGCTGTTCAATGCCATTCAACCTAGCATCCTGACCTACGAAGACGGGAAGATGCAGATCCTCTGCCGCACGCGTGAAAACCTGGTCGCTTCGGCCTGGTCGGAAGATGGCGGCAAGACCTGGAGCGCCTTGAGCGGTACGGAACTCCCCAACCCGAACTCAGGCACCGACGCCGTCAGCCTTGCCGATGGCATGCAGCTGTTGGTCTACAATCACACCATTCGCGAGTCCGACTTTCCGGCCGGCCGCAACATGCTGAATGTGGCGATCTCGAAGGATGGACATGCCTGGCATCCCGTGTTGACCCTCGAACGACAACCGGGCGAATATTCGTATCCGGCGGTGATTGAGACTTCCGACGGCAAAGTGCACATCGTCTATACGTATCGCCGAGAAACGATCAAACACGTGGTCATTGACCCCACAAAACTGAAGATTCCTGCGTCCGAACCAGCAAAATAG
- a CDS encoding efflux RND transporter periplasmic adaptor subunit, with protein sequence MPTTILLRIGLFLSIAIAIGLIGYYAGTQNAPAPALPAEEAHEEHEDEHGHDHSSGEVVELSDTAFNNLKIAVKTMRGETYVSPLTIPGEVVEIPGRSSFTVAAPVGGNIRKVNVDVGQLVHLSDPLFTLDIVDEPVLSAQVDLLDVLGQLDVTQAEIDRLAPLAQTGAIAGKAQLEFEYQKQKLQNRKDARVQELIARGLTETQVSTVIEKRQLIKQVEVLLSEVPRDMDSSEQDPISFVVETLNIHPGMTVDRGTSLSRLADHRYLYIRGEAFEQDVPRLYELEANHVPIEVQFGHSHKDEADRNYATRMAEIAYIDNNADDKTGTFFFYLRMQNEVAADSLLLDQSVTRQWRFKPGQRVHLRLPMDEYKDQFVLPREALVEEGVETFVFQQVFGHVEPGMKEFQKVPVEVIHRDTNTAVISRDGDVRLGDTIVVTHAYQLYLEMLSKAGAGGGGHAHHGHSH encoded by the coding sequence ATGCCTACCACGATTTTGCTTCGGATCGGGCTCTTTTTGAGCATTGCGATCGCGATCGGCTTGATCGGATATTACGCCGGAACACAAAACGCTCCTGCCCCTGCCCTGCCGGCCGAAGAGGCACATGAAGAACACGAGGACGAGCATGGACACGACCACAGTTCCGGCGAAGTCGTCGAACTGTCTGACACGGCATTCAACAACTTGAAGATCGCGGTCAAAACCATGCGTGGCGAAACGTATGTCTCGCCACTAACTATTCCCGGCGAAGTCGTCGAGATCCCTGGCCGCAGCAGCTTTACCGTCGCGGCCCCGGTCGGTGGCAACATCCGCAAGGTGAATGTCGACGTCGGACAGCTGGTGCATCTATCCGATCCGCTCTTCACGCTCGATATTGTGGACGAGCCGGTCTTGTCGGCTCAGGTCGACCTGCTGGATGTTCTGGGGCAGCTCGATGTCACCCAAGCCGAGATCGACCGCCTCGCTCCCTTGGCTCAAACCGGAGCGATCGCAGGCAAAGCACAGCTAGAATTCGAGTACCAGAAGCAGAAGCTACAAAACCGAAAGGATGCGCGGGTCCAGGAACTGATCGCACGCGGTTTGACCGAAACGCAGGTTTCTACCGTGATCGAAAAGCGACAGCTAATCAAACAGGTTGAAGTGCTGCTGAGCGAAGTTCCTCGAGACATGGACTCTTCCGAGCAAGATCCCATCTCGTTCGTCGTCGAGACGCTTAATATTCATCCCGGCATGACCGTCGACCGCGGCACCTCGTTGTCTCGCCTGGCAGACCATCGTTACCTGTACATTCGCGGCGAAGCATTCGAGCAGGATGTGCCTCGGCTGTACGAGTTGGAAGCGAATCACGTCCCCATCGAAGTCCAGTTCGGTCACTCGCACAAAGACGAAGCCGATCGAAACTACGCGACTCGCATGGCCGAGATCGCCTACATCGACAACAACGCCGACGACAAGACCGGGACATTCTTTTTCTATCTACGCATGCAAAACGAAGTCGCTGCCGACTCGCTGCTGTTGGATCAATCCGTCACGCGGCAATGGCGATTCAAACCAGGGCAGCGCGTGCACTTGCGTTTGCCGATGGACGAATACAAAGATCAATTCGTTCTACCGCGAGAAGCCCTCGTGGAAGAAGGAGTCGAAACATTCGTCTTTCAGCAAGTCTTCGGCCATGTCGAGCCTGGCATGAAAGAGTTCCAGAAGGTGCCCGTCGAGGTCATCCATCGCGACACGAATACCGCCGTGATCAGCCGCGACGGAGACGTTCGCCTGGGTGATACGATCGTCGTGACCCACGCCTATCAGTTGTATCTGGAGATGCTTTCCAAAGCTGGCGCCGGCGGCGGTGGCCACGCTCACCATGGACATTCCCACTAA